In Macadamia integrifolia cultivar HAES 741 chromosome 5, SCU_Mint_v3, whole genome shotgun sequence, a single window of DNA contains:
- the LOC122080023 gene encoding acylphosphatase-like, which translates to MGEGWSPTSFFSAATNAFATDPSPPPPSNPTKMEKAIIKGRVQGVFYMNWTLENVKQLGLKGWMRNRRDGSVEALFSGDPDSVNEMEQRCRCGHPDSMVNSLQVFLSDEVPGPGFDRRQTV; encoded by the exons ATGGGAGAGGGTTGGAGCCCGACCTCCTTTTTCAGTGCCGCCACCAATGCTTTTGCGACGGATCCctcgccaccaccaccatctaATCCCACTAAGATG GAGAAGGCAATAATTAAGGGGAGGGTGCAAGGGGTGTTCTACATGAACTGGACATTGGAGAACGTGAAACAATTGGGACTCAAAGGATGGATGCGCAATAGGAGGGACGGCTCCGTAGAGGCCCTCTTCTCCGGCGATCCCGATTCCGTCAATGAGATGGAGCAGCGTTGCAGGTGTGGTCACCCCGATTCTATGGTCAACTCTCTCCAAGTCTTCCTGTCAGACGAAGTTCCTGGCCCAGGCTTCGATCGCAGACAAACTGTTTGA